DNA from Clupea harengus chromosome 2, Ch_v2.0.2, whole genome shotgun sequence:
gctacgacgaatacccccctggtgaAAGCCTGACCAATACAAATAGACCCAgggtgtactttttttttttttttttttaggttttgaGGCTAATGAAGCCATCTATCTGCTACCCAGGGAGCTTTTTTGGGACGGTGGTTAGTTAAATGGGGAGGACTGGGACACCGATGACGAGCTCACAGAAGGTGAGTGGTCTGACGCAGCACCCGCTGCCGACCCCTCAGCACCTGCTGCCGGCGCCAGtcctgcagcagctgttgtCGCTGATGGTGCCACTGATGGCAACGCCACGAAGGCCTACGCCGCAACAGCCCCAGCCGCAACTGACCCTGCAgccccaggctcccctgtcccgagtgCCCCAGACGCCCCTGTCCCCCGTGCTCCCTGTCCCAAGCGCCCCAGGCGCCCGTGCCCCCCCGTCCCAGGCGCCTGTGCACCCCCGTCCCAAGCGTCCCAGGCGCCTCCAGTGTTCCGGTGCCGCCAGCCCCAGTGAACCAGGCGCCGCGActaccccagccactggccctgcaactCCACCCACCGCTGGTGCTGCAACCCCGGCCTCATTCCCTGACGACATCTTCAAGGGCCTGGTCGAGGAGATCCGTCTTGGTCTCTTTGCCCCCATCAAAGCTCCCAGTCGCCCGCCATACCATTTGCCTCATTCTGGCCGTCCACCCGGTCCCTGTCCAGCTTTCTGCCCGGCCTGATTGGGTTCCCCTGCCTCTTTtaaattccccttgtttagttcacCAGTGGCTTATTATCCCCTTTTTGGTATGTAAGTTCAGTCAGTGTTGGTTCATCAGTCTAAGTATGGTGAGGGATTTTGTGTCCTGTTTTTCTGTATTCTTGCCCGTATTCCTTCGCTGCCTTGCTTCcgtgttttggtgttttttgcCCTGCCCGTTTTTGGATTCCTAAGTTGgggtcttctgtgtttttggatttttaGTTTGTCTGGATGTTTTGCGTGTTAAACCTTTTTTAATAAACCCTGAACTCCTTGCatctggtctgcgattgggtcctttCCTGCGTAACCTCTAACAAGAAGTTGGTTTTAGGGGCAATTGTGAAACATTTCAGTTTTGCGTAAGATTTTGAGGAACATGATGAACAGATGTTTGTGATCAGTGGTTTCCACTATAAGTATCAGCTGCATACAATGTGTTATATTCCAATCCTCTTATCAACTAGAGGTCAGCTCGGGGCAATTGTAACACGCATAACAATTAGTTGCATCAAGAGTGACTAGCAAGTGAAGAGGCTAGCTACTTCTGTGAAAATGACACCACACCAAAAAAGGTTGCGCGAAACCTTTTGGGCTGACTTAAAGCCACAGCTTTTCAGTAAGTGTTTTCTCACTGATCGTACAGAGACAAGACTGAGGAACGTACAACGTTTGGTATTTCCCACGCTAGGTCTTCGGCAAATTTGAGCAGCAAAAACAGATCTGGGATGGACTGCCTGATGCCCTGAACTTTGCTAATTTGTTCTAAtggaatgcttttttttttttttttttaaaccagtgAGATGCCAGGTTGTCTATCGTAGTCTGTAGGCCTCTGTCTCAGCTGggacatgaaaatgaaaataatctgGCTAACTAtatattaaacatgtcaaacatttagATGTATAGGCCTGCATTCAAATATAAGTAACTGACTGATTTCAGTTAGGTTTGTATACCCTATGTTAGCTAACCACATTCTGCCCTAAAGCCCAAGCTTTTAAACTGACATCTGACATTGCAGGCTATGAAAGTGAAAGGTTCACAGGAAGATACCAGGCCATTTTATACATCCTTTAGCAGCATAACAACAGTGCCTTAGTAACAGCCTCATGTGTTTGGATGAGTCTTTAAATAGCCCTTATAAAGACGCATAGTCCCCTTGTGAATCTCATGCACTACTtcagtggaaaaaaaactatgatGTGGTGTACAATGAAGAGATGGCAGAGAAAGGgcaggaaggggtgtgtgtatgtattagagagtgagtgtgtgtgtatgtgttggagagtgtgtgtgtgtgtgtatgtgttagagagtaagtgtgtgtgtatgtgtgtgtgtgtgtgtgtgtgtgtgtgtgttagagtgtgtgtgtgtgtgtgtgtgtgtgttggagagtgtgtgtgtgtatgtgttagagagtgagtgtgtgtgcatgtgttggagagtgagtgtgtgtgtatgtgttagtgagtgtgtgtgtgtgttagagagtgagtgtgtgtgtgtgttagagagtgagtgtgtgtgtatgtgttggagagtgagtgtgtgtgtgtgttggagagtgagtgtgtgtgtatgtgttggagagtgagtgtgtgtgtgtgtgtgttggagagtgagtgtgtgtgtatgtgttggaaagtgagtgtgtgtgtgtgtgtatgtgttagagagtgagtgtttgtgtgttggagagtgagtgtgtgtgtatgtgttggagagtaagtgtgtgtgtactttccctgctcaccacacacccaccaccaACCAACTGCCCTTTGTCTCGCTAATGACAGGTTCGAAGCCACAGATTAAAGATCTTCAGCAATGGCCTTGTGCATTTTGATTTGTGTCTGTTCAGCTCATTCTGCCATGTGTAATTTACCTGTATTGTTTTCAGAAGGGCATGCCTTTATTAGGAAACTGTAGGGTGTAACTTAAAGTCCCCTTCAGTGCACTATCTACAAATCCAAAGTGCTAGAAATGACTGCCCACAGGAGGAGACAGAACGAGTGACTGATTTAAAATCCTTTTGAAATATTGTAAGAAACCAAGTCATGTTCACGTAGAAATTTTCTCTCAATATCATAATCCGACTTCCTAATACCTTTAAGGGTCAAAAGAGGAACCCGTTCTATAAACAGGAAGCCGTTGAAGAGATCACGCGAATCTCATGCACAGGCATAAGTCAAAGGGGGAAAAATGGTGTAGTGTACAGTACTTCTCCTCCCGAGTGCTTATCGATTTATTGAAATTGTTAGTTCAGTAAGGAAACACGGTGGAGCACAGTGTTAAAATTCTATATAGTTCCATATAAGATTCCTGTAAAATTCCTTATAGAATTTCTTTAAAGATGAACCTGATATCAATTGGACAGGAGTTTCAGAGCTGCctgatatttaaaaatattctTCTGTCAGTAGTTGTCCATTTCCATCGTCATGGTCAGACTATCTTGCATCAAATGACTGGGGAAAGACATTGAAGCACTTTAACAGCAGTTTTTGCATTGTGTTGCTGATCACATAGAGGTTAACAGGAACTTGCACAAGTGACGGGCAAGTTGAACAAAACAACTTCGGATCATGTGTTACCAAGAGTCCCTGAAATAAACACCTCACAGTACCCCTCTGTAAGTGTTTCTCTTCCCCACTGAGCAATAATGGCTCAGCAAAAATGAATGTAGAAACGATGGCTTAAAGAAGTGACCACGCCGTGTATCATGAGGAAGGAGGTTGGTTGGAAACCTTGCCTGAGAACTTCACACAAAGAGAAGACAGCAGTGaaagggtggggtgtgtgtgtgtgtgtgtgtgtgtgtgtgtgtgtgtgtgtgtgtgtgtgtgtgtgtgtgtgtgtgtgtgtgtgtgtgtttttgttagagagagagagcgtgtgggtgtgtgtgttagagagggagtgtgtgaacaCGCCCTTTTCACCACATATCCACCCACCAACCGACCACCTTTGGTTTTGTTATTTGCAGGTTCCAAGCCACAGAACACAGTAACAGCCTCGTGCATTTCTGTCTGTACACCCAGCACATGCTGTTACGCGCATTCACCTGCACACATTTACTAGGAAACCTTAGAGGGAGTAGCCCCCTTCAGTGGCATAtcaactagtgtgtgtgtgattgttaaaGCGAGCATCAAGCATTATATCTCCCACTttgtgacagaaaaaaaatttgAGAAGACACCATGTCAATTTCAATTTCCCCCTGACCACCATATTAGGTAAATCTCTGGCATGTTTTTGTTGTGAGTTTGTGTCATTGTATGTCGTACCTCAAACGTTTAAAAGAGGAAGTCTTTATTAGCTTGCAAATGAACACTAGCTGACTGAAAATGATTATTGGGATGACAACACATCATTGAAGAACAGCAGGGAGCCCTTCGGAGAAATGTTGCGAGTCTGTTCACCAACGTTTAACGTACAGGAAACAAGGAGGAAAGAAGATCAAGTGTATGCCACCTCCGGGTGATGTAATGTTAGCCTGGTGCATGCAACATAAAAACAGGACCCTGATTTCGCCACCTATGCGAGTGCTGCTTTTTAGTTTCTCAATTGTGTGTTGATGCACAGAAGATGAGCGCGCTCTGAAGCCACGCACTTCCCGTACCAACAGACCAGTGCATAAAGCAACTAGTTTCCTGACTGTACCTCTCAGAACACCGCAACTGCCAAACCACACGTGTCAGTGTACCCATGTGCCCAGTCTGGTAAGTACACAATGTTTTctccaaacaaatacattttttatttccacaGTTCTCTCAGAAATGCTGCCTTTGTTAAGAATTGAACCACCCTGTACATATATGCTTACTTATTCACttgtatttatgttttcaccTCAACCTTTTAATGCAATTGATTCAGTAGAAGTGTCCTAAATTGTTAGGGTGACTTGTGCACGTTAGTAGCTAGTAAACTAGTTACTAGTTACTTTGAATGATCGATGAGTTTACATTTTATCagtttacattttaatttacaAAGTATCACCTGTTTAATGTAGGCTTTTGGATGTCTGAGCTGAAAAAAGCATGAGTGTCTTCATGACTTGAAGTGTCTTCTCAAACTAGCCATAATTCAACTTCTGAAAACAGAAATTGGTCTGTAGTGTTATGACTCTCGCAGCATAGCTTTGAtctttttgtttgcatttaacACCAGATCTCCACCTTTAATGGCTACAGGTTACGGACTACAGAAGCCAAATCAATAACAACACATtatctgtatatatgtgtgtgcatatgtatgtttaACCATTGAGGCTTTCAAACTACAACTACAATTTAGATCTACTAAACTACGTCAAAGACTGATCTCTGAACTgttaactgaactgaaattcATAAAATCTCTCTGAGTGGGGGCCTCCTGCTCTGGTGTGGTCAGCATGATGCAAGCAtgtggggggagagaaacaagcctcttctgtgttgttctctctctttctctgctgccGCATGCTAATGCGTCAAGGCTACAGGGAGCAGATAGACAGCCCACAATATGATGGCTGACACTGGAACAGTGGGGGGACGTGAGCTAAgtcagatctggcccagatctgtaAAAGACTCGGCTGTCATCAGGGATGTCTTAACACATCAGGCACTACGCAACACACAGTAGTATGGGCTTGGTTCTCAAGTCATGTTTAGTCATGACTTTCACTGCATGCGGAAACTGTGAGTTGTGCATACAGACTGCACTTGAAGCATTTTGACACACAAATAGTTCCCCAATAAGAGATAAAACATGGTACTATAGGAGGCACAAggcccagggtgtgtgtgtgtgtgtgtgtgtgtgtgtgtgtgtgtgtgtgtgtgtgtgtgtgttacctaaTGTGAGTTGTGAGGAGGTGGGCGGGAACACCAGATCTGAGAGCCTGAGAAACCGACAAATCGATGTGTTTGTGATCCTCTGAGATTTGGGTTTCGGAGAACAAGTGTTAGAGTGTTAAAGGTGAGCCTAACCaaacgtgtgagagagaactggCACTCACGCCCTAGAACATCCTGTTTATCACACAGCACAGTGGCACAAGACTcacaagacaaagagaggaatAAGAGAAAGTGACTGAGAAAGTCAATCTTCAACAAGCTTAAGAAGTTTAAGTACTGTATTCACTGTTATTCATTGGTAAATCACTATATACAAATAATGCAAAGATCAACAATATCATCTAGACATCTTTCTACTGCCACATTTTGGAAGATTTGGAAAATAGCTGTCTATCAACTCAAACAAGGCTTGGCTGCAGGAAATCATTATCCCAAAttacacaataaagaaactttTTACTGTACATTACACCAACAGCAAACAATGTCCTTGTTGTGAACAATCATGTTGTAGGAAGAATTCAAACCCCCATTGTCTCTttatccccctctctgcctttctctctctctctctctctctctctctctctctctctctcctctcctaacaGATAAACTACTCTCACCATGCCTGGGAATTCAACCATTGAAATGGATGAGGACACGTTGGCTTTCTTTAAAAACACCACAGCCAGCTATTTGATTTCCTCCATATACATCATTGTCACTGTGGTCAGCCTCACTAGCAACGGCATGGCCCTTTGGCTGCTGCTATTTCGCACCTCCCCCAAGACACCCACAATCATATTCATGATCAACCTCACGCTCTCTGACCTGGCCATGAGCACCGTCTTACCCTTCCAGATCTACTATCTATTGGCAGGCTACAACTGGACATTGGGCTCGTGGTCCTGCACCCTCCTCACTGTTGTCTTCTACGCAAACATGTACTGCTCCATCCTCACCATGACGGCCATCAGCATTGAACGCTACCTCGGCATTGTGAAACCCATGATCTTTAGGGAGATCAGGGAGAAAACCTCGTACGCCGTGGTCTTGTGCTCGCTCATGTGGGCTGTGGTTTTGGGTATTCTATACCCGCTGGAGAGGGCTGACCTCCTGTACGAGGTGAAGGAGCTCGACATTAACACCTGCTTCGACGTGATTCGCATGGACCAGCTCCCGTCCATATTCCACTGGGCGGCGCTCTTTTCCGTCatgttcctcttcctcttcctcatccctctcATCGTCACGATCTTCTGCTACGTCAGCATCATCTGCAAACTGGTCAAAGATGATTACAGCAGCCAGCAAAAAGGGAAAATCATCCGTCTCGCCATcattgtgctgtttgtgtttgtggtgtgcttCGCTCCCAACAACATCTTGCTGATTGTGCATGCAGTCAGCAGGCTTTTTTACAAGAAGTCCTACTACATGGCCTACAAGCTCTCACTTTCACTGAGCTGCATCAACAGCTGCCTGGATCCTTTCATCTTCTATTTTGCATGTAAAGAGTTCCGCAGAAAGCTCAGGAAGATGCTTAATATGACGACACTGAGCGGTGCGGACACTCACGTGCCGCTCAATGAGGACCTGTACTCCATGCGCTCACAGCCAGAGGAAGAGGTCCTTAGCTTTTCTCAAAATGGTACTTAAAATATG
Protein-coding regions in this window:
- the p2ry8 gene encoding P2Y purinoceptor 8 codes for the protein MPGNSTIEMDEDTLAFFKNTTASYLISSIYIIVTVVSLTSNGMALWLLLFRTSPKTPTIIFMINLTLSDLAMSTVLPFQIYYLLAGYNWTLGSWSCTLLTVVFYANMYCSILTMTAISIERYLGIVKPMIFREIREKTSYAVVLCSLMWAVVLGILYPLERADLLYEVKELDINTCFDVIRMDQLPSIFHWAALFSVMFLFLFLIPLIVTIFCYVSIICKLVKDDYSSQQKGKIIRLAIIVLFVFVVCFAPNNILLIVHAVSRLFYKKSYYMAYKLSLSLSCINSCLDPFIFYFACKEFRRKLRKMLNMTTLSGADTHVPLNEDLYSMRSQPEEEVLSFSQNGT